Within Betaproteobacteria bacterium, the genomic segment TAGGCGTGAATGGTCTCGACGGCCGAGGAGACAATCCGCACCCGTTCAACAGGCGCCCCGCTTATTAGGCCTGCACCATGCGCGAGCATCGGGCGTACCCGTTTGCCGCCGCCGAGTGTGGCGTAGCGCATGGCATCGTGCAGCCGGCGTGGCTCGCTCGCCGAGGGGGGCAATAGCGATTCGAGCGTGCGCTCCATGTCTCCCGCGATCGTGCGGGACCATTCCTGGAAATCGGACATTTTCTTGATGTGGTTTACAACGACAAATCTTTGAGTTCGCCGCCGTCGAGCACCTTGATTTTCTGCTCGGCATCCTTGAGGACGCTTTCGCAGAACTTGAGCAGTTCGGTGCCGCGTTGATAGGCGGAAAGCGATTCTTCCAGCGGCAGCTGGCCGCTTTCCATCTTCTCCACCAACTGGTCAAGCTCGGCCAGCGCGGATTCGAAACTCTTCGGTGTAGCAGTTGTGATTTTGGCCATGAGTGGTGGAATGGAGGCAACGGGCGCGTAAGCGGAAAATCAATCTGAAATCATAGCGTAATCAGGGGTTTCGAGTCCACGATAAAAATGAATCGCCGCGTCTTGCCGAGCGGGCCAAACACCCAATTTCCTTGCCCTTTCAAGGCCATTGGGGCAGAATGCTCATTCCATTTCGTGGGTCTCCGCCAGGAGATTCGTTCTACGGGACGGAGTCTGTAGAGTTAAAAGCTAACAAACTCATTTGCCCGGGTGTTGTTTTTACTTTGGTTGATTCGCCGCTGCTTTCGCCTTATCCAAAAAGCTGCGCGAATAATTGGAGGTAAGGACTATGTCCAAACTGCTCGGTGCGCGAGAACTTTCTCCCGTCGCAACACAATTGCCCATTAGTTGGTATTTTGACCCCGCCATTCACGAGCGGGAGCTTGAGGTATTTTTCAGGAACGGCCCAAGCTACGTCGGCCACGAATTGATGGCCCCGCACGCCAACGATTTTCGCGCGCTGGAAATGACCAACGGCGCCTGGGCGCTCGTCAATAACGGCGCAAATATCGAGCTCGTGTCGAATATCTGCCGGCATCGCCAGGCGGTGATGTTAAAGGGCAGCGGTCAATTGCCAAGCGGCAACATCGTCTGCCCGATTCATCGCTGGACCTATGATGGCGAAGGCAAGTTGCTCGGGGCGCCGCATTTCCCGCAGCAACCCTGTCTCGATCTTCCGCGCAAGAATTTGCAGAAGTGGAACGGCATGCTGTTTCAGGGGCCGCGCGATATTGCCGCCGACCTGGGGCGGCTTGGCTGCGTGAAGGATCTGGATTTCTCCGGCCATGTGCTGAACAAGGTCGAAGTCACCGAATACAATTTCAACTGGAAGACCTTCATCGAGGTCTATCTGGAGGATTACCACGTTGAACCGTTCCATCCCGGTCTCGGCAAGTTTGTCGATTGCGCCAAGCTGGAATGGGAATTTGGCGAGTGGTACAGCGTGCAAACCGTGGGCGTGAACAAGTCCCTGTCGCGCCCCGGTAGTGATGTGTACAAACGCTGGCACGAGATGGTGCTCAATTACCGCAACGGCGAGGCGCCGGCATATGGCGCGATCTGGCTGACTTACTATCCGAACATCATGGTCGAGTGGTATCCGCATGTGCTGGTGATCTCGACGATCATCCCGCGCGGGCCGGAGAAATGCAGCAATGTCGTCGAGTTCTACTATCCGGAAGAGATTGCCCTGTTCGAACCCGAGTTCATTGCAGCCGAGCAGAAGGCCTATGACGAAACGGCCGTGGAAGATGAAGAGATCTGCCAGCGCATGAACGACGGCCGCAAATTGTTGTGGCAGGAAGGCCGTGATGAACAGGGGCCGTATCAATCGCCGATGGAAGACGGGATGGTGCACTTCCATGAATTCATCCGGAGAGAAATGGCGGTGTAGCTCTTGCATATCTCCCCTCCGATATTTCTTCCGGGCTGAATGTAGATGACATCATCCTGGATGTTGGTGGCGGGCGCCTTGTTCGCCACCATGGGTGTTTTTGCCAAATTGCTGGCTGGGCAATTTACCGGTGCGGAGCTATCGCTGTATCGCTCGCTCGTTGGCCTCGTCGCGGTTGGCGCATTCGTGATGTGGAAGCGCAAATCGCTCGCCACATCATTCTGGAAAGGACATTTCTGGCGCGGGTCCACCGGGACTATATCGCTCGTCGCGTATTTCTATGCGATGACTCAGTTGCCATTGGCCACCGCCATCGCGCTCAACTACACGTCGCCGCTCTGGCTCGCACTTCTCTCCACCATTATGCTTGGCGAGCGATTCAAACCCCGGCTCATGATCGCTATCGCGCTTGGTTTTGTCGGTGCGGCACTGCTGCTGCGCCCCACCTTTTCCGGCGCAAACGCGCATGCGGGATTCATTGGCCTTGCCTCGGGTTTTTTCGCTGCTTGCGCGTATGCGAATGTGAAGAAGCTCGGCGATGCTGGCGAGCCCGAGTGGCGCGTGGTGTTCTATTTCGCCCTGGCCGGCATCATGGGCTCGGCATTGACACAAGTCGTGGTCGAGCATGATTTTCATCCGGTGAAAGCGGGCAATATCGGCCTGCTTCTCGGCTTGGGTGTGACTGCAACCCTTGCGCAACTGGCGATGACACGGGCCTATCACAGCGGCAACACGCTGGTGGTCGGGGCATTTGCCTATTCGACGGTGATCTTTGCGAGCCTCGCGGGGATTTTCATCTTCGACGAACTGCTGCCACCGATTGCCTGGGCCGGTATGGCGATCATCATCACCAGTGGCTTGCTGGCAAAAGCAGGGAGCGAGCGCAAGGGCGACAAGCTGCCGGCGTTGCCGGCCGAGGAGGATTAGGGTTTATTGCGAATGTGCAGATCAAAGTCCAGTACTGGCGCGGTCCGCAGGCCGAAATACCACGAAAGAGCCCGCCAGTGCTAGACTCTGGCAACTGTGAAAGTTTGTGCCAGCTCGCGCGAAATGAATCGCAGCACGGGCAAGCAGTTATCATTGCGCGAGTGACCGCACAGGCGCGGCTCAGGTCCATCGGCACGCAGTGGAAATTCAGTATTTGTACAGATCGAAGTCGAAGTTAAACAGGGTCCTTCAACAGCAACCACGGAACACTGGCCACCGCACATGAGCAAACTTGCTGACTCACTGAAACAAGCCGAGGAAATGCGCCGTCGCGGTATTTCGCAGGACGAGCAAAAAAGCGACGTCGGCAAAGCGATCGCGGCTGAGCGCGAAGAAACGCAAAAGGCGCTTGCGCGCGCCAGCGAAGAAAAGGCCCAGCACGACGCGTCCCAAGAGCGCATGCGTACGGAAGAAGAGTTGAAGAGCGTCATCGAGGCACGGGTCGTTGCCTATCACGAGGCAACACGTATTGCGCTCGAGCGTGCCGCCGCCGATGCCGCGGCCGACAATGCGGTGCGTGAACGCATTGCCGCCGAAGAAAAACTCGCCAAGGCCGCGCAGGCTGCACAGGCCGCGGAGGCAGAGTTAAAAGAAAAATCGGCCGCGCGCGAAAAAATCGAGGCCGACCTTACCGCCAAGGCCATGCAACGGCATGAAGAAGAGAAGCGCGCGGCGTTGGCACAGGCCGAGCGCATCGCGTCTGAACAGCGCGCGATCAAGCTCGCCGAAGAACGCAGGGCATCCGAGGCCCGCGCCATTGATGAGGCGTTGGCACGGCTCAGTGAGGAAAAGGAGCTTGAGTCCACGACGCGAGCGATGCTGGCCGCCGAGCAAGCGCAAATGGCACATGCCGGGAAACGCAACTCGGTCGAGAGTGAAGAACGCGCGGCGCGCGAAGCGCGCCTGGCACAGGAAGCTGCGTTGGCCGCGAAGCTGCAGGAACAACTTCAGGCCGAGCACGAGGCGACGATGGCGGCCCAGGCCCGCATCAAGGAAGAAGGCGCGATCGCGGCAAAAGTGCGCGAGCGCGCGGCGATTGAGACCGAACTTCGCGAAGCAGCGGCGGCGCGTGCGGGCATGGAGCAGCAGGCGCGCGGAGCCGCGGAAGCGCGCGTGAAAGAAGAGCAGGCATTGCTGGCGCTCGCCGAGACGCGCAAGAAAACCGAGGCGCAGGCGGCCGCCAAACTTGTCGAGCGCCAGAAAGCGGAAACGCAAGCGCAGGCAGTGGCGACCAAACGCGCCGAGGCTGATCGCGAGGCGGCCCTTGCTGCCCAGCGCAAGACCGAATCCGAGCGCAGTCTTGCCGCCGCCGCCGAGGAGCGCGTCAAGGCCGAGCAGATCGCGCGCAAGGAGCAAAGCGCGCGCGCCGAACAGGAGGCATTGCTGCTCGCCGCCGCTGGCGCTCGCGTGGCGGAGGAAGCAAAACTCAACACCGAAATCGCCGCCACCAAACAGGCGGGGCACGATGCCGCAAGGTTGATTGACGCGCGTCTTGTCGCCGAACGCGAAGCGGTCGCAAAAGAGGCAGAGCGCGCCGATACGCACCGCGTGGCGGTTTCGCTGCTGTCGGATAAGCAAAGCGCGGAGCAGGCACTGGCTTCGGCCGTCGCGGAACGTATGAAAGCGGAACAGGCCGCGCAGCGTGACGCGGCAGCGTTGGCGATGCAGGAGAGCGCCTTGCGTGAAGCGGCTGAGGGCCGGGCCAAGGCCGAGGCCGCACTGCACAATGAAGTTGAGTCGCGCAAGCAGGCCGAAGCAAAAGCGGCGACCGAGGCCAAACGGCGACTCGCGGCGGAACAGGAGGCCGTCGCGGCGCTGAATCGCAAGGTCGAGGCCGAGCGCGTTGCAAAGCAGGCAGCCGCAGACAAAGCCGCGGCCGAAACCGCGTTGGCGGCAACGGCGATCGAGCGCACGCGCGCGGAAAAGCTCGCGCAGACTGCGGCGGATGAGCGGACCAAAGCGGAAAAGGCGCTGCAAGACGCAGCCCGGACGCGTACCGCGGATGAGCAAGCCTTGCGCGAGGCAGCGGAAGCGCGGGCCAGGTCAGAGACCACATTGCACAGTGAAATTGAGTCGCGCAAGCAGGCCGAAGAGAAAGCCGCTGCCGAAGCCAAACGGCGGCACGCGGCGGAACAGGAAGCCGTTGCGGCGCTGAATCGCAAACTCGAGACCGAGCGCGTTTCAAAGCAGGCGGCAGGCGACAAAGTTACGGCCGAAACCGCGTTGGCAGCGGCGGCGGCCGAACGCACGAGTGCCGAGAAGCTCGCACAAACCGCGGCGGATGAGCATGCCAAAGCTGAAAAGGCGCTGCACGAAGCGGCCAATGCGCGCGTTGCCAATGAGCAGGCATTGCGCAAAGCAGCGGAAAGCCGGGCGGCCGCGGAGGCCGCGTTGCAAGGCGAGATTGAATCGCGGAAACGCGCCGAAACGGACGCTGCGGCTGAGGCCAAACGGCGTGAAGCAGCCGAGCGGGAAGCGGCTACGGCGCTCAACCTGAGGGTCGAAGCCGATCGCGTGGCACAGAAAGCGGTGG encodes:
- a CDS encoding exodeoxyribonuclease VII small subunit, with the protein product MAKITTATPKSFESALAELDQLVEKMESGQLPLEESLSAYQRGTELLKFCESVLKDAEQKIKVLDGGELKDLSL
- a CDS encoding aromatic ring-hydroxylating dioxygenase subunit alpha; protein product: MSKLLGARELSPVATQLPISWYFDPAIHERELEVFFRNGPSYVGHELMAPHANDFRALEMTNGAWALVNNGANIELVSNICRHRQAVMLKGSGQLPSGNIVCPIHRWTYDGEGKLLGAPHFPQQPCLDLPRKNLQKWNGMLFQGPRDIAADLGRLGCVKDLDFSGHVLNKVEVTEYNFNWKTFIEVYLEDYHVEPFHPGLGKFVDCAKLEWEFGEWYSVQTVGVNKSLSRPGSDVYKRWHEMVLNYRNGEAPAYGAIWLTYYPNIMVEWYPHVLVISTIIPRGPEKCSNVVEFYYPEEIALFEPEFIAAEQKAYDETAVEDEEICQRMNDGRKLLWQEGRDEQGPYQSPMEDGMVHFHEFIRREMAV
- a CDS encoding DMT family transporter, translated to MTSSWMLVAGALFATMGVFAKLLAGQFTGAELSLYRSLVGLVAVGAFVMWKRKSLATSFWKGHFWRGSTGTISLVAYFYAMTQLPLATAIALNYTSPLWLALLSTIMLGERFKPRLMIAIALGFVGAALLLRPTFSGANAHAGFIGLASGFFAACAYANVKKLGDAGEPEWRVVFYFALAGIMGSALTQVVVEHDFHPVKAGNIGLLLGLGVTATLAQLAMTRAYHSGNTLVVGAFAYSTVIFASLAGIFIFDELLPPIAWAGMAIIITSGLLAKAGSERKGDKLPALPAEED